The proteins below come from a single Limosilactobacillus reuteri genomic window:
- a CDS encoding LacI family DNA-binding transcriptional regulator encodes MATIKEIAEKSGYSPATVSRLLNNDQNLSISPSTRNKIMTVANELGYWNNHKKNSQQQPIRPNLALLYRVSGEEQLQDEYFAFLRNAIIKEVDEAGAQVEIFSNIKDLIAVADSFQGFIGVGADRVTQDQLIELHQYLPHGVFVDINPMPQLFDSVQPNLELTIQDALHRLAKAGYERIGFIGGKGLNLNNVQQADAREIAFREFTGMQGIKEAPLYVDGPFNVKNGYQLGKRVLEQSGGNLPEAFIIASDTLSVGVLQAFNEAGVIVPRDTVVISINNSKVAKYVSPPLTSYNINQETLSRMAINLLQDLITHPQRPHVHLTVNTNIVFRKSFPKENK; translated from the coding sequence AAAGAAATTGCGGAAAAATCAGGATATTCACCAGCAACGGTTTCGCGCCTTTTGAATAATGATCAAAATTTATCGATCAGTCCAAGCACCCGCAATAAGATCATGACGGTGGCTAATGAGCTTGGCTATTGGAACAACCACAAGAAAAACTCTCAGCAGCAACCAATCCGTCCTAATCTTGCTCTATTGTATCGGGTAAGCGGTGAAGAACAACTACAAGATGAATATTTTGCGTTTTTGCGAAATGCAATTATTAAAGAAGTCGATGAGGCGGGAGCGCAGGTTGAAATCTTTAGTAATATCAAGGATTTGATTGCGGTGGCTGATTCGTTCCAAGGATTTATTGGCGTGGGTGCGGACCGGGTAACGCAGGACCAGCTTATCGAACTTCATCAATACTTACCACATGGAGTTTTTGTTGATATAAATCCGATGCCACAATTATTTGATTCCGTTCAACCTAACCTTGAATTAACGATTCAGGATGCTCTCCATCGCCTCGCCAAAGCAGGTTATGAACGAATCGGTTTCATTGGTGGAAAAGGACTTAATCTCAATAACGTCCAACAAGCTGATGCCCGTGAAATCGCCTTTCGTGAATTTACAGGGATGCAAGGGATAAAAGAAGCGCCATTATATGTGGACGGACCATTTAATGTTAAAAACGGTTATCAACTTGGTAAACGGGTTCTTGAACAAAGTGGTGGTAATTTACCAGAAGCCTTTATTATTGCCTCTGATACGTTAAGTGTTGGTGTTCTCCAGGCTTTTAATGAAGCAGGGGTAATTGTGCCACGTGATACTGTCGTGATTAGCATCAATAACAGTAAAGTTGCTAAGTATGTTTCACCGCCGTTAACGTCCTACAATATCAACCAAGAAACGCTTAGTCGGATGGCGATTAACCTTCTCCAAGATTTAATAACCCATCCCCAGCGTCCGCACGTTCATCTGACAGTAAATACCAATATTGTTTTTCGTAAAAGCTTTCCCAAAGAAAATAAGTAG